A window of Deinococcota bacterium contains these coding sequences:
- a CDS encoding DNA translocase FtsK gives MARQRSKAKVPRPHQPDLEAVGLVLLALGLVTLGLLLPVLPTGELGAALRGLLTGSIGWGAYALPWPVLALGGLFLLRKNPRSWPRLLAGYLLLALGLWLLLMLFSPASSGLWGERLRASLAGATGWLALVPALLVLSLGVELLLGWPPTRLARGATRRSVQAVRHGATGLLSARRRLKSRAAFGADVALAQRGLRDIDKDLAALRTLYPGSAELGKWRKAVAKTRAALERADEETLQDAQADLQAWQNAVAGFTQDRAAEFRHSLDGEALAGFEAWLRAMTDGLSEPFEEPGRVACALDDIRKTLLLDLTALAQRYGRLRRARDLAEGGLAGCGPRALVQAMADHQVRLQAYAQIAESQRALASDAGQLGAWYGLSAAFLRLQSEFGGAPELGELSARLSEALRARGRSALAESEGWRERLSELQSKLRRPGPVAGALEPDLEAEAEAESQTEAQTEAPPEAPSLAEAPDAPELESGDEEAPEAPELAFGDASPSQPAPSISEAIVDEPEEGHEVDTRVGGIPIQLPGFELLDKRAKQDDSPGEQAREAQGRVRKIDETLHNFKLQGRVVSSARGPTVTRFEVEPAPGEKISRFATLSDDLALAMAVGSVRIEAPIPGKSVIGLEVPNAHRDLITFREAAESAAFRRSKARLPLILGKSIDGEMVVGDLAKMPHLLVAGSTGSGKSVAVNTLVGSLIYKFLPTELRFLMIDPKMVELTPYDGIPHLVRPVVTNPGDAAGVLLGTVAHMERRYKMMSKIGAKNLDQYNDKARNLDMPELPHMVIIIDELADLMITSPKEVESAIMRLAQMARATGMHLVLATQRPSVDILTSLIKVNVPARVAFAVSSGHDSRTILDTMGAERLTGQGDMLFYQPGLVKPARLQGPFISEPEIHNLAGFLRRQYFDDDFVEAYGSDFDPPPSDESSASGLIDWNDDKLREAAELVINEGQASVSRLQRRLGVGHARAGKLMDSLESLAVVGPHLGSKPREVLVTLEELPNLFGK, from the coding sequence GTGGCGAGACAGCGAAGCAAAGCGAAAGTACCAAGACCCCACCAGCCCGACCTCGAGGCCGTCGGCCTGGTGCTCCTGGCGCTCGGCCTGGTCACGCTGGGCCTGCTCCTGCCCGTCCTGCCGACGGGCGAGCTGGGCGCGGCCCTGCGCGGCCTCTTGACGGGCAGCATCGGCTGGGGCGCCTACGCCCTGCCCTGGCCGGTGCTCGCCCTGGGCGGCCTCTTTTTGCTGCGCAAGAACCCCAGGAGCTGGCCGCGCCTCCTGGCCGGCTATCTGCTCTTGGCGCTCGGCCTCTGGCTCCTGCTCATGCTCTTTAGCCCCGCCTCGAGCGGTCTCTGGGGTGAGCGCCTGCGCGCCTCGCTGGCCGGCGCCACGGGCTGGCTGGCGCTGGTGCCGGCGCTCCTCGTCTTGAGCCTGGGCGTAGAACTCCTCTTGGGCTGGCCGCCAACGCGCCTCGCTCGAGGCGCCACCCGCCGGAGCGTGCAGGCCGTCCGTCACGGCGCGACGGGTTTGCTGTCGGCCCGGCGGCGCCTCAAATCGCGAGCGGCCTTTGGCGCGGACGTGGCCCTGGCTCAGCGCGGCCTCCGCGATATCGACAAGGACCTGGCGGCCTTGCGCACGCTCTACCCCGGCAGCGCCGAACTCGGCAAGTGGCGCAAGGCCGTGGCTAAGACCCGCGCGGCCCTGGAGAGGGCGGACGAGGAGACGCTTCAAGACGCCCAGGCGGACCTCCAGGCCTGGCAGAATGCCGTCGCCGGCTTTACCCAGGACCGGGCCGCGGAGTTCCGCCACAGCCTGGACGGGGAGGCCCTGGCCGGCTTCGAGGCCTGGTTGCGGGCGATGACTGACGGCTTGAGCGAGCCCTTCGAGGAGCCCGGCCGGGTCGCGTGCGCGCTCGACGACATCCGCAAGACCCTGCTTTTGGACCTCACCGCCCTGGCCCAGCGCTACGGGCGCCTCAGGAGGGCGCGCGACCTGGCCGAGGGCGGGCTCGCAGGCTGCGGGCCGCGCGCGCTGGTGCAGGCGATGGCCGACCACCAGGTCAGGCTGCAGGCCTACGCCCAGATTGCCGAGTCGCAACGGGCGCTGGCAAGCGACGCCGGCCAGCTGGGCGCCTGGTACGGTCTGTCGGCGGCGTTCTTGCGCTTGCAGAGCGAGTTCGGCGGCGCGCCCGAGTTAGGCGAGCTGAGCGCCCGGCTGAGCGAGGCCTTGCGCGCGCGGGGCCGTTCCGCCCTGGCCGAGAGCGAGGGCTGGCGCGAGCGGCTGAGTGAGCTCCAGAGCAAATTGCGCCGGCCCGGACCGGTCGCCGGGGCGCTCGAGCCCGACTTAGAAGCCGAGGCCGAAGCCGAATCTCAAACCGAGGCTCAAACGGAGGCGCCGCCCGAGGCGCCAAGCTTGGCGGAGGCGCCCGACGCGCCCGAGCTCGAGTCTGGAGACGAGGAGGCGCCCGAGGCGCCCGAGCTTGCATTTGGAGACGCGTCCCCTAGCCAGCCCGCTCCCAGCATCAGCGAGGCGATCGTCGACGAGCCGGAGGAGGGCCACGAGGTGGATACGCGCGTCGGCGGCATTCCCATCCAGCTTCCCGGCTTCGAGCTCCTGGACAAGCGCGCGAAACAAGACGACAGCCCCGGCGAGCAGGCGCGCGAGGCCCAGGGCAGGGTGCGCAAGATCGACGAGACGCTTCACAACTTCAAGCTCCAGGGCCGGGTCGTCTCCTCGGCGCGCGGCCCCACCGTCACCCGCTTCGAGGTCGAGCCCGCGCCGGGCGAGAAGATCAGCCGCTTCGCCACCCTATCGGACGACCTGGCCCTGGCGATGGCGGTGGGCTCGGTGCGCATCGAGGCGCCGATCCCCGGCAAGAGCGTGATCGGCTTAGAAGTCCCCAACGCCCACCGCGACCTCATCACCTTCCGCGAGGCCGCCGAGTCCGCGGCGTTTCGGCGCAGCAAGGCGCGGTTGCCGCTCATCCTCGGCAAGTCGATCGACGGCGAGATGGTGGTCGGCGACCTCGCCAAGATGCCGCATTTGCTCGTCGCCGGCTCGACCGGCTCGGGCAAGTCCGTCGCGGTCAACACCCTCGTCGGCAGCCTCATCTACAAGTTCCTGCCGACCGAACTGCGCTTCCTGATGATCGACCCCAAGATGGTCGAGCTGACGCCCTATGACGGCATCCCTCACCTGGTGCGCCCGGTCGTCACCAACCCGGGCGACGCCGCCGGCGTGCTCTTGGGCACCGTGGCCCACATGGAGCGGCGCTACAAGATGATGAGCAAAATAGGCGCCAAGAACTTAGACCAGTACAACGACAAGGCGCGCAACCTGGACATGCCCGAGCTGCCGCACATGGTCATCATCATCGACGAATTGGCCGACCTGATGATCACCTCGCCCAAGGAGGTCGAGAGCGCCATCATGAGGCTGGCGCAGATGGCCCGCGCCACCGGCATGCACCTGGTCCTCGCCACCCAGCGGCCCAGCGTGGACATCTTGACCAGCCTGATCAAGGTCAACGTGCCCGCGCGCGTCGCCTTTGCGGTGTCGTCGGGTCACGACTCGAGGACGATTCTAGACACCATGGGCGCCGAGCGGCTCACCGGCCAGGGCGACATGCTCTTCTACCAGCCCGGCCTGGTCAAGCCCGCGCGCCTGCAAGGGCCCTTTATCAGCGAGCCCGAGATCCACAACCTGGCCGGCTTTTTGCGCCGCCAATACTTCGACGACGATTTCGTCGAGGCCTACGGCTCGGACTTCGATCCGCCGCCCAGCGACGAGTCCTCGGCCTCGGGACTCATCGACTGGAACGACGACAAGCTGCGCGAGGCCGCCGAACTGGTGATCAACGAGGGCCAAGCGAGCGTCTCGCGTCTGCAGCGGCGCTTGGGCGTCGGGCACGCGCGCGCGGGCAAGCTGATGGATTCGCTCGAGTCCCTGGCGGTGGTCGGCCCGCACTTAGGCTCCAAGCCGCGCGAGGTCCTGGTGACGCTAGAGGAACTGCCCAACCTCTTTGGCAAGTGA